The Rhodobacter sp. 24-YEA-8 DNA segment AGCCGCGTCATCCATCGCGGCCGAGAAACCGCGCAGGCTGAACTTGTCGCGGGTCTGGGTGCCACGGCCCGAACGCGCCGTGATCACCGCATCGGCACCGCCGCGCAGCGCGCGGATCAGGGTGACATCGTCTTCGGCCGAACCCGACCAGGCCCATTCGCCATCCGAGAACAGATTAAAGGTCGAGCTGCCGACCGCGACCGTCACGGTCGAGCCGCTGGCAAAGGGGTAGCCACCGGTGAATGACACTTGCGGCGCCACACCCGGACGATAGGTCACGAAAAGCAGAACGTCACCACGCCGCACTGAAACCGGCTGGCCATCCTTGGTATTGACGGATTCCCGCGGTTTCGAGACGCCCCAGCATTCTTTCGGGTTGCCGTCCACAAAGACGTTCCAGTCCGTCATTGACGTGACGAGATTGGTCGATTCCTGAGCCGATGCCGCGAAGGGGGCGGCCAGGATGATTGCGCAGACGCCAATGGCGCGACGAAGGGCGATAGTCATATGTCTGACGCAGCCTCCAAGCTGTCTCTTGCCTCTGTTTACGCCTTGCCTCAGTCTTGCGGCCGTTCTGATAGGGGCCATTCTGATCTGGCAGGCGCTTTCTGAACCCGATATTGCAGAAATACTTAAAAATGGCAGGGGGTAAAAGCCCTCTGCGCAGAAAATCGCACATCTGTGAGGGACGGAATGGCGCGGAAAACAGGAAGTGACGGTCGCAGGGTCGATAGCGGAGCGGCTCCGCTGGCGGAACTCTGGCGCGGTGGCGTGCTGGAAAGCACCCATCTGGGGCATGCGGTGATCTGCGATGCCAAGGGGATCATCGAGGCATGGGGGAATCCGTCGGCGGTGATTTTTCCCCGCTCGTCGTGCAAGATGATCCAGGCTCTGCCTTTGATCGAAACCGGCGCGGCGGCGGATCGCGGGCTGGGGAGCGAGCATCTGGCACTGGCCTGCGCAAGCCATGAGGGCGCGCATCTGCATGTGTCAAAGACCGGGCGCTGGCTGGAAGATCTGGGACTTGTCGAGCCGGATCTGCGCTGTGGCGCGCATGAGCCCGCCGACCGCGAGGAGCGCAACCGGCTGATCCGCGAGGGAGAGGCGCCCTGCCAGCTGCACAATAATTGTTCGGGCAAACATTGCGGTTTCCTGACCGTGGTGCAGCATCAGGGCTGGGGCCCCGATTATCACGAGATCGACCATCCTTTGCAGCGTGCGATCCGCGAGGCGACCTCTGAGGTTGCGGGCGAGGAGATCTCGGGCTGGGGGATTGATGGCTGCTCGGCGCCGAATTTCGCGCTGAGCCTGGAAGGGCTTGGCCGCGCAATGGCCGGTTTTGCCAATGCGAAACCGGGGCAGGGCGCCAGGGCCGGGGCGATGGTTGCGCTGCGCGAGGCGATGATGGCGCATCCCGAACTGGTCGCGGGCGAAGGCCGCGCCTGTACCGGGCTGATGCGAGCCGCGAGTGGCCGCGCGGCGGTGAAGACCGGCGCCGAAGGGGTGTTTATCGGCATCCTGCCGGAACGGGGCATCGGCATCGCGATCAAGGCCGTCGACGGCAATCACCGCGCCTCTGAAGCCGCGATTGCTGCGCTGCTGGTGCGGCTGGGCGTGGTGGAGGCGGGCGATCCGCAGGTGTCGCGCTGGCTCAACCCGGTGCAAAAGAACTGGCGCGGGCTGGTGACCGGTGAGGTTCGCGCCGCCGCCGGATTGGCCTGAACCCGACGAACGGGCGAGGCCAGAGATGCGGCCTGAGACAGGGGTGGGACCCGGAGTGTAACCAGACTGTGTCGCGCAGCGCTTGATTTGTGGCAAAGCGGCGGGCAGACTGGTTGCATGAACATGGAAGCGCCCCTTCCCTTTCCGGCGGGTGGTAAAGAGCCGGAGATCGTCGCGTTTCAGCGGCAGGAACTCTCTGTAATCCTGCGGCTTTACGGGATGATGGTGGCCGCCGGCGAATGGCGGGATTACGGCATTTCGCATGGGCGGGAGGCGGCCGTTTTCTCGGTCTTCCGCCGCAGCGCCGAGACCCCGCTTTACCGCATCGAGAAGCGCCCGAAGCTGCGGCTGAAGCAGGGGATCTATGCCGTTCTCGGTGAGGGTGGCCAGGTGCTGCGGCGCGGGCATGAGCTGGAACAGGTGCTCAGAGTGCTGGAGCGCAAGCTGATCCGGCCCGTCGGCTGAGGGCTGAGAGGAACGATTTCAGCCTGGCTGCCGGATGGATGCCGGCCCCGCAGGACCCTTGCATGTTATTGCCGGGATAAATTGCCGCCGCGCAATGTTCCGACGGATCTGCTGTCAGGGGCGGCGGCGGGTGATGAGATCGCCCCCGTAGTGGGACTGAATTCTGGCGATGGCGGCCGTGAGGTCTTCATAGGCCACCGACATCGAATACCCATTGGCGTGGATCAGCCGGGTCGGGCTGACCATCAGCGCGACATGGCCTTTCCAGAACAAAAGGTCGCCGCGTTGCAGGGGCGCGCTGTCGGGGATGGCCTGGCCGATGCTCTGCTGCAGATCGCTGTCGCCCGGGCAGGCGAGGCCGGCGGCATGGAAGGCCAGTTGCACAAGGCCCGAACAATCGACTCCAGCGGCGGAATTGCCGCCCCAGAGATAGGGAGCGTGGAGGAGGGATTGCGCGACCGTGACCGGATCAGGCGCGACCTGGTCCAGCGCCGCGAGATGCGATTTCGGGAGAAAACCATCAGGGGTTTCCGCCCAGGCGCCGGTTTCGCCGGTCACCGTGACGCGGGCATTCAGCCAGAGGGGCATCAGCGGCGGGGCCTGGACGCGGGGCTCCGGGTAAAGATGGGTGGCCGGGCTTTGCACGCGGTGCGAGGCCGCGCGCGGCGTGGTGAGGCTGGTTTCCGCCACCCAGCCACAATAGTCGTCTTTCCCGGCCATCACGAAGACATGGCCCTCCCGCCGGTCGATCGTCGTGACCTCATCGCCAAAGATCAGCTGCCGGTCAATCGCCCCTGCCGGCGCGGCGAGAAGCGGCGCCAGCGGGGTTGCGATCCGCGCCGGCTCGCCCTCGGTCAGGGGTACATCCGCGATGCGGTTCAGGAGCGAGATATGGCCGATCCGGCCGGAAAACGGGGTCAGCCGGCGGTCCATGTCAGTGGCCCATCCTTAAAGACCCAGGATTTCGGGAAGGGCGTTCAGGATCGCGCGCGCGCCCTGGCCTGCGCCGCCTTTGGGCCGCGCCGGGGCGTCAGAGGGTGTATGGCCGTAGATGTCGAAATGCATATAGCGCGGGTGATCGGCAAAACGGCGCAGGAAAAGCGCCGCCGTGATCGCCCCGGCAAAGCCGAAGCCGGGCGCATTGTCGAGATCAGCGATCCCGGGTTCGATCACCGGCTCGTAAGCCTCGTGGAAGGGCAGCCGCCAGACCGGGTCGAAGCCGGATGTCGCGCCGCGTTCCAGGGCTGCGGCCATTGCGTCATCCTGCGCCCAATAGGGGGCGAGATCGGGGCCGACCGCGATCCGCGCGGCGCCGGTCAGCGTCGCCATGGTGATCAGCGCATCCGTCTCTTCCTCGGTCGCAAAGGCCAGCGCATCGGCGAGCACGAGGCGGCCTTCGGCATCGGTGTCATTGATCTCGACCGTCAGCCCCTTGCGGCTGGTCACGATGTCTTTCGGCTTTTGGGCATTGCCCGCGATCACGTTTTCCACCGCTGGCACCAGCAGCCGCAGCCGGATCGGCAGGTTCAGGGCCATGATCATCTTTGCAAGGCCCATGGTGGTGGCAGCCCCCCCCATGTCCTTTTTCATCAGGAGCATGCCGTTTGGCGGTTTGATATCGAGGCCGCCCGTGTCGAAACAGACGCCCTTGCCGACCAGGGTGAGGCGCGGGCCCGTGCTGCCCCAGCGAAGGTCAAGCAGGCGCGGTGCGCGCGGGCTGGCCTGGCCAACCGCATGAATCAGCGGAAAATTCTGCGTGATCAGATCATCACCCCGGATCACCTGCGTGGTGGCACCATATTCTGCGGCGAGCGCGAGGAAGGCGTTTTCCAGCTCGTCGGGGCCCATATCGCGGGCAGGGGTGTTGATCAGATCACGGGTGAGGAATTCGCCCGCCGCCATTGCTTCGATCCGCCGCGCATTGACGCCGGCGGGCACCACGAGTTGTGCAGGCCGCGCCGGGGCTTTGCCGGGGCGGTAGCGGTCGAACCGGTAGGAGGCCAGGAGCCAGCCGAGCGCCGCCTCAGAGGCGAGATCGGCGGCGAGATCGGTTGCGAAATGCCAGCTCGTGCCCTCGGGCAGGGCGCTTGCGGCTTTGGCCAGCACAAAGCGCTGCCGGGCCCGGGCGCGGTCTGTGCCCAACCCCGCAACCGCGCCCCTGATGCCATCTCCGCCGGGGAGCAACCGCAGTTCGCCCGCCGCCGCCTCAAAGCCGCTGGCCTGCAGCCAGGGCGCGAATGCGGCGCCTTCTCCGGCCAGGAACTCCGGCAGGCCGGCAGGGGTGACGATATAGAGCGGCAGAGACTCCGCGCCTGGTTCGAGGAAACGGGGCTCTGCTCTGGTCTGCTCTGACATGATCGGGTCCGGTTCTATGTCGCCGCCAGGCCGGGGCCTGGTGCGCGCGGTCAGTGATTGCGCGAGACTGGCCTGGCGGGCTTCCGGCTGCAAGGGGCGCTCGCGAGAGGGGAACACACAGGTGATCCCGAGACCTTTCCCGGCCCGCAGCAGTGGCTACAGCGATCCATCGGCGAATTCCGGACCAGGGTTGAGCGAGCGCCGCGCGATCCGCAAAATCCGCGCCCAGACCGCGGCGAAAGCCGTGCCATCGCCCCGTCTCAGGCAAAGGCGCGCATCCGATACCGCGCGCTCCAGGCTCTGCATGCCGAGGTTTTCCGCCATGGCGCGGAGCTTTTGCAGCTGCCGGTCGGCGCTTTGCAATTCGTGATCGCGGATCTGACTGGCCAGACCCGCCAGCACCAGAGCCAGCTCTCCCAGTGCGCGGCTTACGACTTGATCGGCCGCAGCCGTGCCGAGGCTGCGATAGATCGACGCGATTACTTCGCCATCCTGCAAGATCCGCTCCTGCGGATGCAGCATCTGTATGGTCCCCATTGCCTTACCCCGTGGCCCCACCAGGCCAAACCCCCAAAACCACCGCCAGAGCGATCACAACGCGCGCCGCCCTGGCGGAAATTTCCCATTACCCACACAGATCTTTGCAGCGATTTGCTTTCGACTTCGCTAAACCTGCAGGGCTCGCATCGGTTTTGTGGCGATTTTGCCCCTCGCAATTTCTGCAAATGCGAAGTACTCAGAGCAACCAAGGAGCAAGCCCATGATCCAGGCCCGCATTCTTCCGCAGTACCTTGTCCAGCGCTTTCACGGCTGGCGTGCAACCAGCTATCAGAACAACCGGGCGTGGTATCGCCGCCTTGCGGAAAGCGGTCAGCATCCGCGCGCCATGGTGATTTCCTGCTGCGACAGCCGCGTCCATGTCACCTCGATTTTCGGCGCGGATGAGGGTGAGTTCTTCATTCACCGCAATATCGCGGGCCTCGTGCCCCCCTATACGCCCGATGGCAAGAATCACGGCACTTCGGCAGCGGTGGAATATGCGGTGACGGCGCTGAAGGTCGCGCATATCCTGGTGGTCGGCCATTCGAATTGCGGTGGCG contains these protein-coding regions:
- a CDS encoding invasion associated locus B family protein; amino-acid sequence: MTIALRRAIGVCAIILAAPFAASAQESTNLVTSMTDWNVFVDGNPKECWGVSKPRESVNTKDGQPVSVRRGDVLLFVTYRPGVAPQVSFTGGYPFASGSTVTVAVGSSTFNLFSDGEWAWSGSAEDDVTLIRALRGGADAVITARSGRGTQTRDKFSLRGFSAAMDDAAARCK
- a CDS encoding asparaginase; its protein translation is MARKTGSDGRRVDSGAAPLAELWRGGVLESTHLGHAVICDAKGIIEAWGNPSAVIFPRSSCKMIQALPLIETGAAADRGLGSEHLALACASHEGAHLHVSKTGRWLEDLGLVEPDLRCGAHEPADREERNRLIREGEAPCQLHNNCSGKHCGFLTVVQHQGWGPDYHEIDHPLQRAIREATSEVAGEEISGWGIDGCSAPNFALSLEGLGRAMAGFANAKPGQGARAGAMVALREAMMAHPELVAGEGRACTGLMRAASGRAAVKTGAEGVFIGILPERGIGIAIKAVDGNHRASEAAIAALLVRLGVVEAGDPQVSRWLNPVQKNWRGLVTGEVRAAAGLA
- a CDS encoding DUF2794 domain-containing protein; translated protein: MEAPLPFPAGGKEPEIVAFQRQELSVILRLYGMMVAAGEWRDYGISHGREAAVFSVFRRSAETPLYRIEKRPKLRLKQGIYAVLGEGGQVLRRGHELEQVLRVLERKLIRPVG
- a CDS encoding NlpC/P60 family protein, whose protein sequence is MDRRLTPFSGRIGHISLLNRIADVPLTEGEPARIATPLAPLLAAPAGAIDRQLIFGDEVTTIDRREGHVFVMAGKDDYCGWVAETSLTTPRAASHRVQSPATHLYPEPRVQAPPLMPLWLNARVTVTGETGAWAETPDGFLPKSHLAALDQVAPDPVTVAQSLLHAPYLWGGNSAAGVDCSGLVQLAFHAAGLACPGDSDLQQSIGQAIPDSAPLQRGDLLFWKGHVALMVSPTRLIHANGYSMSVAYEDLTAAIARIQSHYGGDLITRRRP
- a CDS encoding M17 family metallopeptidase; protein product: MSEQTRAEPRFLEPGAESLPLYIVTPAGLPEFLAGEGAAFAPWLQASGFEAAAGELRLLPGGDGIRGAVAGLGTDRARARQRFVLAKAASALPEGTSWHFATDLAADLASEAALGWLLASYRFDRYRPGKAPARPAQLVVPAGVNARRIEAMAAGEFLTRDLINTPARDMGPDELENAFLALAAEYGATTQVIRGDDLITQNFPLIHAVGQASPRAPRLLDLRWGSTGPRLTLVGKGVCFDTGGLDIKPPNGMLLMKKDMGGAATTMGLAKMIMALNLPIRLRLLVPAVENVIAGNAQKPKDIVTSRKGLTVEINDTDAEGRLVLADALAFATEEETDALITMATLTGAARIAVGPDLAPYWAQDDAMAAALERGATSGFDPVWRLPFHEAYEPVIEPGIADLDNAPGFGFAGAITAALFLRRFADHPRYMHFDIYGHTPSDAPARPKGGAGQGARAILNALPEILGL
- a CDS encoding carbonic anhydrase is translated as MIQARILPQYLVQRFHGWRATSYQNNRAWYRRLAESGQHPRAMVISCCDSRVHVTSIFGADEGEFFIHRNIAGLVPPYTPDGKNHGTSAAVEYAVTALKVAHILVVGHSNCGGVKGCHDMCTGHAPELEEKTSFVGRWMDILRPGFEKVAHLPEDVILPALEKEAVLVSLENLMTFPFVKNAVENDMLTLHGMWNNTGEGELEQFDPEKGVFVPV